The Populus alba chromosome 4, ASM523922v2, whole genome shotgun sequence genome contains a region encoding:
- the LOC118030364 gene encoding proteasome subunit beta type-7-A: protein MSDNSCMDLPAKGGFSFDLCKRNAMLSQKGLKLPPFRKTGTTIVGLVFQDGVILGADTRATEGPIVCDKNCEKIHYMAPNIYCCGAGTAADTEAVTDMVSSQLQLHRYHTGRESRVVTALTLLKKHLFNYQGHVSAALVLGGVDCTGPHLHTIYPHGSTDTLPFATMGSGSLAAMAVFESKYKEGLSRDEGIKIVSEAICSGIFNDLGSGSNVDVCVITKGHKEYLRNHMLPNPRTYVSERGYSFAKKTEILMTKITPLKEKVEVTEGGDAMEE, encoded by the exons ATGTCGGACAATTCTTGCATGGATTTACCTGCGAAAGGTGGATTCAGTTTCGATCTTTGCAAACGAAATGCTATGTTATCGCAGAAGGGTCTTAAGCTTCCTCCATTTAGAAAAACTGGAACTACCATTGTGGGTTTAGTTTTTCAG GATGGTGTCATTCTTGGGGCAGATACAAGAGCAACAGAGGGACCCATAGTTTGTGATAAGAATTGTGAAAAAATTCACTACATGGCACCAAACATATATTGCTGCGGAGCAGGAACTGCTGCTGATACAGAAGCAGTAACAG ACATGGTCAGCTCACAGCTGCAATTACATCGTTACCATACTGGGCGAGAATCGAGGGTTGTTACAGCACTCACTCTTCTTAAGAAGCATCTTTTCAA CTACCAAGGTCATGTCTCAGCTGCTTTGGTGCTTGGTGGGGTTGACTGCACTGGGCCTCATTTACACACT ATATATCCCCATGGGTCAACTGACACTTTGCCATTTGCTACAATGGGTTCTGGTTCTCTCGCTGCAATGGCTGTTTTTGAATCAAAGTACAAAGAAGGCCTTAGT AGAGATGAAGGAATTAAGATTGTGAGTGAAGCTATATGCTCTGGCATATTCAATGACTTGGGAAGTGGAAGCAATGTTGATGTTTGTGTTATAACGAAG GGACACAAGGAATACCTAAGGAACCACATGTTACCGAATCCCCGTACCTATGTCAGTGAACGAGGGTATTCTTTTGCAAAGAAGACTG AGATTCTCATGACAAAGATTACTCCCTTAAAGGAGAAAGTGGAAGTGACTGAAGGAGGTGATGCAATGGAAGAGTAA
- the LOC118030405 gene encoding transcription factor TCP2 — MEAEEIQRQPCKFSRVGNGRNDTSRIAQNGYGDHQYPDEEEDGGLKRSNPNNGGGAGGTINRLREWHHSSRIIRVSRASGGKDRHSKVWTSQGLRDRRVRLSVTTAIQFYDLQDRLGYDQPSKAVEWLIKAAQDAINELPPLNHSFPDTPKQLSDEKRTSDGTEQGFDSADVELNDPNFSQNQHLSLSKSACSSTSETSKGSGLSLARSGIRDSRVKARERARERTAKEKENDSRIAHHHNINPISQSSTFTELLTGGIGSVSNNNNSNNSSSSNNNNAASPSEANLFQKAAAARQWLSTPMDYISTGLLGPSSSRTAHHSSGFPGQIQLGNSIPQPMTMSVPPFNVSGENHQEQLQHFPFISDHLIPVAATSQTVGDYNLNFTISSSLAAGFNRGTLQSNSSSPSLFSHLQRFSTSSPIDGSTTNVPFLIGAPPQAMENHHHHQFPHGLQLCYGDGTRHSDQKGKGKN; from the coding sequence ATGGAGGCGGAGGAGATTCAGAGACAACCTTGCAAGTTCTCTAGAGTTGGCAATGGAAGAAATGACACCAGCAGAATAGCTCAAAACGGGTATGGTGACCACCAATATcctgatgaagaagaagatggtggGCTCAAGAGGTCTAATCCTAACAACGGTGGTGGTGCTGGTGGGACCATCAATCGTCTTCGTGAGTGGCACCATTCTTCACGCATAATTAGGGTTTCGAGAGCATCTGGTGGAAAAGATCGGCATAGCAAGGTATGGACCTCACAAGGGTTAAGGGACCGGAGAGTACGTTTATCTGTGACCACAGCCATTCAATTCTATGATCTCCAAGATCGGTTGGGTTATGATCAACCGAGTAAAGCTGTAGAATGGCTGATTAAAGCAGCTCAGGATGCAATCAATGAGCTCCCTCCACTCAATCATTCGTTTCCTGACACTCCAAAGCAGTTAAGCGATGAGAAAAGAACAAGTGATGGTACCGAGCAAGGGTTTGATTCAGCTGATGTTGAGCTTAATGACCCAAATTTTAGCCAGAACCAGCATCTCTCTCTATCTAAATCTGCTTGCAGTAGCACTTCTGAGACGAGCAAAGGTTCAGGGTTATCGCTCGCTCGATCTGGTATTCGTGATAGTCGTGTCAAGGCTCGGGAGAGAGCCAGAGAGAGAACAGCCAAGGAGAAAGAGAATGATTCACGTATTGCACATCACCACAACATAAACCCCATCTCTCAAAGCTCCACATTTACTGAGCTTTTAACTGGGGGGATTGGTAGTGTTAGcaataacaacaacagcaacaacagcagcagcagcaacaacaacaatgctGCTAGTCCTTCCGAGGCAAATTTATTCCAAAAAGCAGCTGCTGCAAGGCAGTGGCTTTCGACCCCCATGGACTACATCAGCACAGGGCTTTTAGGGCCCTCCTCGTCACGGACAGCTCATCATTCATCGGGGTTTCCAGGGCAAATCCAGTTAGGGAACTCAATCCCACAACCAATGACAATGTCGGTCCCGCCATTCAATGTATCAGGAGAGAATCACCAAGAGCAATTGCAACATTTTCCCTTCATTTCCGATCATTTGATCCCAGTGGCGGCCACATCACAAACAGTTGGGGATTATAATCTGAATTTTACAATATCTTCAAGCCTTGCTGCTGGTTTCAACAGGGGGACCCTTCAGTCCAATTCATCGTcaccttctcttttctctcacCTCCAGAGGTTTTCTACTTCTTCTCCCATAGACGGATCCACCACAAATGTACCTTTCCTTATTGGTGCACCACCACAAGCTATGGAgaatcaccaccaccatcagtTCCCACATGGGTTGCAGCTCTGTTATGGCGATGGAACCAGGCATTCTGACCAGAAAGGCAAAGGGAAGAACTGA
- the LOC118030406 gene encoding F-box protein At4g18380, protein MSSLRADPPTSKIHPEAEAEATTSCFCSSSKIDHFDRLPDSLLLFVFNKIGDVKALGRCCVVSRRFHSLVPQVDNVVVRVDCVISDDDTSSSSTSIKSHSSSSSSSSGFSSIFRLVFGGISKPFQTLSQMFGPKVNSRNGNGPSLSVATDDDTELDQAGVTHHSPTQVLKNFNEIRFLRIELPSGELGIDDGVLLKWRADFGSTLDNCVILGAASVITNNKISCAMQQENAAAADDDDNGSIPESFYTNGGLKLRVVWTISSLIAASARHYLLQPIIAEHKTLDSLVLADADGQGVLCMNREQLEELRVKPLSASSASKRTLVPALNMRLWYAPHLELPDGVVLKGATLVAIRPSEQAATKKDVSDVSWVSTTFEEPYGTAAKMLVKRRTYCLEMNSF, encoded by the coding sequence ATGAGCTCTCTTCGAGCAGATCCACCGACATCCAAAATTCACccagaagcagaagcagaagcaaCTACTAgttgtttttgttcttcttcaaaAATCGACCATTTCGACCGCCTTCCTGACTCTCTTCTGTTATTCGTTTTCAACAAAATCGGCGATGTCAAAGCTCTTGGTCGCTGCTGTGTTGTTTCTCGCCGCTTCCACTCTCTCGTCCCTCAGGTCGACAACGTTGTTGTCCGTGTAGACTGTGTCATCTCCGATGACGACACCTCGTCTTCTTCCACCTCCATCAAGTcacactcttcttcttcttcttcttcttctggctTCTCCTCCATCTTTCGTTTAGTCTTCGGTGGGATTTCCAAACCCTTCCAAACTCTGAGTCAGATGTTTGGACCCAAGGTCAATTCGCGAAATGGAAATGGGCCTTCCCTTTCTGTCGCCACCGATGATGATACGGAGCTAGATCAAGCTGGTGTCACCCATCATTCTCCAACTCAGGTTCTTAAGAATTTTAATGAGATTCGCTTTCTAAGAATCGAGTTACCCAGCGGGGAATTGGGAATTGATGATGGGGTTCTTTTAAAATGGAGGGCTGATTTCGGATCTACCCTTGATAATTGTGTTATTCTTGGTGCTGCTTCTGTCATTACCAATAATAAGATTTCTTGTGCTATGCAACAAGAAAATGCTGCCGCCGccgatgatgatgataatggaAGCATACCGGAGTCATTTTACACCAATGGGGGATTGAAGTTGAGAGTTGTGTGGACTATTAGCTCTTTAATTGCTGCATCTGCCAGGCATTATTTGCTTCAACCAATTATTGCCGAGCATAAGACTCTTGATAGTTTGGTCTTGGCTGATGCTGATGGGCAGGGAGTGTTGTGTATGAATAGGGAGCAATTGGAAGAGTTGAGGGTCAAGCCGTTATCGGCTTCTTCTGCTTCCAAGAGGACTCTTGTGCCTGCACTTAATATGCGCCTTTGGTATGCTCCTCACTTGGAATTGCCTGATGGGGTTGTGTTGAAAGGTGCAACTTTGGTTGCTATTAGGCCTAGTGAACAGGCTGCTACTAAGAAGGATGTGTCTGATGTCTCATGGGTCTCCACCACGTTTGAGGAGCCTTATGGTACAGCAGCTAAGATGCTGGTGAAGAGAAGGACTTACTGCTTGGAGATGAACTCTTTCTGA